One stretch of Roseovarius mucosus DNA includes these proteins:
- a CDS encoding transporter substrate-binding domain-containing protein, which yields MKKVTLFAALLGMTSIAGTAQADKLDDIISSGTLRCAVVLDFPPMGMRDANNVPIGFDVDYCNDLAAALGVEAEIVETPFPERIPALMSGRVDVGVASTSDTLERAKTVGFSIPYFAFEMAVTANSGTGITSYEGMKGHTVGAVAGTYEAIALEAQVKEWGEGEFRPYQTQADVFLALSQGQLDATVSTSTVAQANVQSGNYKDITVVGFAPFDTDYVALFAKRDEYGFLNYLDLFVNQQVRTGRYDELYEKWVGGEVPKLMVPNAYR from the coding sequence ATGAAAAAAGTGACGCTTTTTGCTGCCTTGCTGGGCATGACCAGCATCGCAGGCACCGCTCAGGCGGACAAACTCGATGACATTATTTCCTCGGGCACATTGCGCTGCGCTGTCGTGCTCGATTTCCCGCCAATGGGGATGCGCGATGCCAACAACGTGCCGATCGGCTTTGACGTTGATTATTGCAACGATCTGGCCGCCGCTCTTGGCGTAGAGGCAGAAATCGTCGAAACCCCCTTCCCCGAGCGTATTCCGGCGCTGATGTCTGGCCGCGTCGATGTGGGCGTCGCCTCGACCTCGGACACGCTGGAGCGGGCCAAGACGGTCGGTTTCTCGATCCCCTATTTCGCCTTTGAAATGGCCGTAACCGCCAATTCCGGCACCGGCATCACCTCTTACGAGGGGATGAAGGGCCACACCGTCGGCGCGGTTGCAGGCACCTACGAGGCCATCGCGCTTGAGGCACAGGTCAAGGAATGGGGCGAGGGCGAATTCCGCCCCTACCAGACGCAGGCCGATGTGTTCCTGGCGCTGAGCCAAGGCCAGCTTGACGCGACCGTGTCGACATCCACCGTCGCACAGGCCAACGTGCAGTCGGGCAATTACAAGGACATCACCGTTGTAGGTTTTGCCCCTTTCGACACCGACTATGTGGCGCTATTTGCCAAGCGGGACGAATACGGCTTTCTCAACTATCTCGATCTTTTCGTGAACCAGCAGGTGCGCACCGGTCGATATGACGAGCTTTACGAGAAGTGGGTTGGCGGCGAAGTACCGAAACTGATGGTGCCGAACGCCTATCGCTGA
- a CDS encoding amino acid ABC transporter permease, whose amino-acid sequence MFNYTFQWKQALNRLPQMLDGALVTMEIAILSMALGIALAILLTVFRLSGSRPLMAFATTWVEIARNTPALFQIYMAHFGVASFGIHFSPFVSILIGITFNNAGYLTENFRGALKAIPDTQGRAGRSLGLTQLQSFRYIILPQMLRISFLPMTNQMVWAILMTSLGVTVGMNSDLYGVTQDLNALTFRTFELFALAAVIFYLITKTITIGGRLIAARLFRY is encoded by the coding sequence ATGTTCAACTATACCTTCCAATGGAAGCAGGCCCTGAACCGCCTGCCGCAGATGCTTGACGGGGCGCTGGTCACGATGGAAATCGCGATCCTCTCGATGGCCTTGGGCATAGCACTTGCCATCCTGCTTACCGTCTTCCGGTTATCGGGGTCACGCCCGCTGATGGCCTTTGCAACCACTTGGGTGGAAATTGCGCGCAATACGCCTGCGCTCTTTCAAATCTATATGGCGCATTTTGGCGTGGCCAGCTTTGGCATCCATTTCAGCCCCTTCGTGTCGATCCTGATCGGCATCACCTTCAACAATGCGGGCTATCTGACCGAGAATTTTCGCGGCGCACTCAAGGCGATCCCAGATACGCAGGGGCGCGCGGGGCGGTCTCTGGGCCTGACGCAGTTGCAATCCTTTCGCTACATCATCCTGCCGCAGATGCTGCGCATTTCCTTCCTGCCGATGACCAATCAGATGGTCTGGGCGATCCTGATGACCTCATTGGGCGTCACCGTGGGCATGAACAGTGATCTTTACGGGGTCACGCAGGATCTTAACGCACTGACGTTCCGCACATTCGAGCTGTTCGCGCTGGCCGCCGTGATCTTTTACCTGATCACCAAAACCATCACCATCGGCGGCCGCCTGATCGCGGCGCGTCTGTTCCGGTACTGA
- the tuf gene encoding elongation factor Tu, whose translation MAKEKFARNKPHVNIGTIGHVDHGKTTLTAAITKYFGEFRAYDQIDGAPEEKARGITISTAHVEYETEARHYAHVDCPGHADYVKNMITGAAQMDGAILVVNAADGPMPQTREHILLGRQVGIPFMVVYMNKVDQVDDEELLELVEMEIRELLTSYDYPGDDIPIVRGSALHAMNGTQPEIGENSIRALMEAVDSYIPTPARAVDQPFLMPIEDVFSISGRGTVVTGRIERGVINVGDSIEIVGIRDTKTTTCTGVEMFRKLLDRGEAGDNIGALLRGVDREGVERGQVLCKPGSVKPHTKFEAEAYILTKEEGGRHTPFFANYRPQFYFRTTDVTGTVMLPEGTEMVMPGDNLKFTVELIAPIAMEDGLRFAIREGGRTVGAGVVSKIIE comes from the coding sequence ATGGCAAAGGAAAAGTTTGCACGTAACAAGCCGCATGTGAACATCGGCACGATTGGTCACGTTGACCACGGCAAGACGACGTTGACGGCGGCGATCACCAAGTATTTCGGCGAGTTCCGGGCCTATGACCAGATTGACGGGGCGCCTGAAGAGAAGGCGCGCGGGATCACGATCTCGACCGCGCATGTGGAGTATGAGACCGAGGCGCGTCACTATGCGCATGTCGACTGCCCCGGCCACGCCGACTATGTGAAGAACATGATCACCGGTGCCGCCCAGATGGATGGCGCGATCCTGGTTGTGAACGCGGCTGACGGCCCGATGCCGCAGACGCGCGAGCACATCCTGCTTGGTCGTCAGGTGGGCATCCCCTTCATGGTCGTCTACATGAACAAGGTCGATCAGGTGGATGACGAAGAGCTGCTCGAGCTGGTCGAGATGGAGATCCGCGAGCTGCTGACCTCCTACGACTATCCCGGCGACGATATTCCGATCGTGCGCGGCTCGGCGCTGCATGCGATGAACGGCACCCAGCCGGAGATCGGCGAGAACTCGATCCGCGCGCTGATGGAAGCGGTCGACAGCTATATCCCGACGCCCGCACGCGCCGTGGACCAGCCGTTCCTGATGCCGATCGAAGACGTGTTCTCGATCTCGGGCCGTGGCACGGTTGTGACCGGTCGTATCGAGCGTGGCGTGATCAACGTCGGCGACAGCATCGAGATCGTGGGCATCCGCGACACCAAGACCACCACCTGCACGGGCGTCGAGATGTTCCGCAAGCTCTTGGATCGTGGGGAAGCGGGCGACAACATCGGCGCACTCTTGCGCGGTGTGGACCGTGAAGGTGTCGAGCGCGGCCAAGTGCTGTGCAAGCCCGGTTCGGTCAAGCCGCACACCAAGTTCGAGGCCGAGGCCTATATCCTGACCAAGGAAGAGGGTGGCCGTCATACGCCGTTCTTTGCCAACTACCGCCCGCAGTTCTACTTCCGCACCACGGACGTGACCGGCACGGTGATGCTGCCCGAGGGCACCGAAATGGTGATGCCGGGCGACAACCTGAAGTTCACGGTTGAGCTGATCGCGCCCATCGCCATGGAAGACGGCCTGCGCTTCGCCATCCGCGAAGGCGGCCGCACCGTCGGCGCCGGCGTCGTGTCGAAGATCATCGAGTAA
- a CDS encoding amino acid ABC transporter ATP-binding protein, whose amino-acid sequence MIEIQNVRKSFGDLEVLKGIDLTVQRGEVVTVIGGSGSGKSTLLTCINGLEPIDSGRITIDGTEVHAKSTNLNKLRRKVGIVFQQWNAFPHLTVLENVTLAPRKVLGMAKAEAEAIAEKQLRHVGLGDKLTTYPSRLSGGQQQRMAIARALAMSPDYMLFDEVTSALDPQLVGEVLETLKMLAEEGMTMICVTHEMGFARDVSNRVAFFHQGIMAEIGAPDQLFGDPQHPETQKFLANVR is encoded by the coding sequence ATGATTGAGATCCAGAATGTCCGTAAATCCTTTGGCGATCTGGAGGTTCTCAAGGGGATCGACCTGACGGTGCAGCGTGGTGAGGTGGTGACCGTAATCGGCGGCTCTGGGTCAGGTAAATCTACCCTGCTGACCTGCATCAACGGGCTAGAGCCGATTGATAGTGGCCGGATCACCATCGACGGCACCGAGGTGCATGCCAAATCCACCAATCTCAACAAGCTGCGCCGCAAGGTAGGCATCGTTTTTCAGCAATGGAACGCCTTTCCGCATCTGACGGTGTTGGAAAATGTCACCCTTGCCCCGCGCAAGGTGCTGGGCATGGCCAAGGCAGAGGCCGAAGCGATCGCCGAAAAGCAGCTGCGACATGTCGGTCTGGGCGATAAGCTGACAACCTATCCCTCGCGTCTCTCGGGCGGGCAACAGCAGCGCATGGCCATTGCCCGTGCACTGGCCATGTCACCCGATTACATGCTCTTTGACGAGGTGACATCCGCGCTTGATCCGCAGCTTGTGGGCGAGGTTCTGGAAACCCTCAAGATGCTGGCCGAAGAAGGCATGACCATGATCTGCGTGACCCATGAGATGGGGTTTGCCCGCGATGTGTCGAACCGCGTGGCGTTCTTTCATCAGGGCATCATGGCCGAAATCGGCGCGCCGGA
- a CDS encoding aldehyde dehydrogenase (NADP(+)), which translates to MTFTPHGKHLIAGTWTGTEETVLSDPAEGAGHAFSVGTPDLVDRAARAAEEAFWTFGTTSRATRAAFLHAIADEIEARGAQITEIGCAETGLPAARLEGERGRTTGQLRLFAEHILKGDYLDRRHDAALPDRKPLPRPDLRMMQRPIGPVAVFGASNFPLAFSTAGGDTAAALAAGCPVVVKGHGAHPGTSEVVAEAIHAAIVKSAMPSGVFSLVQGGNRAVGQALVQHPLIRAVGFTGSLAGGRALFDLCAARPDPIPFFGELGSVNPMFLLPDAMAARGAAIATGWAGSLTMGAGQFCTNPGIAVVLKGPEAETFAEATRAALSESGAQVMLTDGIAAAYVAGAAQMAAQTGVQDLLTAICDQRQAKPFLYRVAARDWLGNHALGEEVFGPLGLIVVAENAEEMAAVAQSLKGQLTATLHMDAGDTPLARCLLPVLERKAGRVLTNGFPTGVEVCDAMVHGGPYPASTNFGATSVGTLSIRRFLRPVCYQNIPEALLPEDLV; encoded by the coding sequence ATGACCTTTACCCCCCATGGCAAGCATCTGATTGCAGGCACGTGGACTGGCACCGAAGAGACAGTGCTGTCTGATCCGGCAGAGGGCGCAGGCCATGCGTTTTCGGTCGGCACGCCGGACCTTGTCGATAGGGCGGCGCGGGCCGCGGAAGAGGCGTTCTGGACCTTTGGCACCACCAGCCGGGCCACGCGCGCGGCGTTTCTGCATGCTATCGCCGATGAAATCGAGGCGCGCGGCGCACAGATCACCGAGATCGGCTGCGCCGAGACCGGCCTGCCTGCTGCGCGGCTTGAGGGCGAGCGTGGGCGCACCACCGGGCAATTGCGGCTCTTTGCCGAGCATATCCTGAAGGGCGATTACCTCGACCGTCGCCATGATGCTGCGCTGCCAGACCGCAAACCCTTGCCGCGCCCCGATTTGCGGATGATGCAACGGCCCATCGGTCCGGTGGCGGTCTTTGGCGCGTCGAATTTCCCGCTCGCCTTTTCCACGGCAGGCGGGGATACCGCGGCTGCCCTTGCGGCGGGCTGTCCGGTGGTGGTCAAGGGCCACGGCGCGCATCCCGGCACCTCCGAAGTGGTGGCCGAGGCCATCCATGCGGCGATTGTGAAATCTGCGATGCCAAGCGGCGTGTTTAGCCTTGTGCAGGGTGGCAATCGTGCGGTTGGACAGGCGTTGGTGCAGCATCCGTTGATCCGGGCGGTTGGCTTTACCGGCTCTCTGGCAGGGGGTCGCGCGCTCTTTGATCTCTGCGCGGCGCGCCCCGATCCGATCCCGTTTTTCGGCGAATTGGGCAGCGTCAATCCGATGTTTCTGTTGCCCGATGCAATGGCGGCGCGCGGGGCGGCCATCGCAACCGGCTGGGCTGGATCGCTGACGATGGGCGCGGGGCAGTTTTGCACCAATCCGGGCATTGCGGTTGTCCTCAAAGGACCAGAGGCAGAGACCTTTGCAGAAGCAACGCGCGCGGCGCTGAGTGAGAGCGGTGCGCAAGTGATGCTGACCGATGGAATTGCTGCGGCCTACGTGGCGGGTGCGGCGCAGATGGCGGCGCAGACGGGGGTGCAAGACCTGTTGACCGCGATTTGTGATCAACGTCAGGCCAAGCCCTTTCTCTACCGGGTCGCTGCGCGCGACTGGCTGGGCAATCATGCGCTTGGCGAAGAGGTCTTTGGGCCCCTTGGCCTGATCGTTGTGGCCGAGAATGCCGAGGAAATGGCAGCCGTCGCGCAGAGCCTCAAGGGCCAGTTGACCGCCACCCTGCACATGGACGCAGGCGACACGCCTCTTGCGCGCTGCCTGTTGCCCGTGTTGGAACGCAAGGCGGGCCGGGTGCTGACCAATGGCTTTCCAACCGGCGTTGAAGTCTGCGATGCGATGGTCCACGGCGGGCCATATCCGGCCTCGACCAATTTCGGCGCGACTTCTGTGGGCACCCTCTCGATCCGCCGCTTCCTGCGGCCCGTCTGTTACCAGAACATCCCCGAGGCCCTCTTGCCCGAAGATTTGGTTTAG
- a CDS encoding cytochrome P450, with protein sequence MSPIPRQTPQTLPAHVPLVTEPMGVLASLKAARRNILSIIPEIATRQPMVSGRTGKRWHMVMDPGAIRRMLLEELDNYPKSIVTKNLLRPAIGESLFIAEGAHWRWQRRTAAPVFSHRNVMNLAPIMTAAAEQSAARVAAAGPRAVDMAAEMVRTTFDVIADVTFSGDGMFDVDAVHRGIDAYISEAGKISLFDILGFPDWVPRPGRVMSGGSVAEMKRVADEAVEARRARGSEGVPDLLDLLLDGEDPETKRRMSTPELRDNLLTFIVAGHETTALTLGWSLYLCAFDQAVQDRARAEAQAVLGGRAATGADVARLPYIRQIIDEALRLYPPAGIISRTAQVADTLCGRNIRPGDTVIIPIYALHRNHQLWPEPDAFNPDRFADRKTIERYAYLPFGDGPRICIGASFALQEAVIILATLLSRFRFTPVPGRDPDPVMILTLRPQGGVWLMAEPV encoded by the coding sequence ATGTCCCCCATTCCCCGCCAGACGCCCCAGACTTTGCCCGCGCATGTGCCCTTGGTGACAGAGCCGATGGGCGTGCTGGCCAGCCTGAAGGCCGCGCGGCGCAACATTCTGTCGATCATCCCCGAGATTGCCACACGGCAGCCCATGGTTTCAGGGCGCACCGGCAAACGCTGGCACATGGTGATGGACCCCGGCGCGATCCGCCGGATGCTCTTGGAAGAGCTGGACAATTACCCCAAATCCATTGTCACAAAGAACCTTCTGCGCCCCGCCATTGGCGAGTCGCTCTTTATTGCCGAGGGCGCGCATTGGCGCTGGCAACGGCGCACGGCCGCGCCGGTCTTTTCTCATCGCAACGTGATGAACCTCGCGCCGATCATGACAGCCGCTGCCGAACAAAGTGCCGCGCGTGTGGCGGCAGCAGGCCCGCGTGCGGTGGATATGGCCGCCGAAATGGTGCGCACCACCTTTGATGTCATCGCCGACGTGACCTTTTCCGGCGACGGCATGTTCGATGTGGACGCCGTGCATCGCGGTATTGATGCCTATATTTCAGAGGCGGGCAAAATCTCGCTTTTTGATATCTTGGGCTTTCCCGATTGGGTGCCGCGCCCGGGGCGCGTGATGTCGGGTGGCTCGGTGGCTGAGATGAAGCGCGTGGCAGACGAGGCCGTCGAGGCGCGGCGCGCGCGCGGGTCAGAGGGCGTGCCAGACCTTCTTGATCTTTTGCTAGACGGCGAAGACCCCGAGACGAAACGCCGGATGAGCACGCCCGAGTTGCGCGATAACCTGCTGACTTTCATTGTCGCGGGGCACGAGACAACAGCGCTGACGCTGGGCTGGTCGCTCTACCTCTGCGCCTTTGATCAGGCTGTGCAGGACCGCGCCCGCGCCGAGGCGCAAGCCGTGCTGGGGGGCCGTGCCGCGACGGGCGCGGATGTGGCCCGCCTGCCCTATATTCGCCAGATCATCGACGAGGCGCTGCGCCTCTATCCGCCTGCGGGCATCATCTCGCGCACTGCGCAAGTTGCCGATACGCTGTGCGGGCGTAACATTCGACCCGGTGATACGGTGATCATCCCGATCTATGCGCTGCACCGAAACCACCAGCTCTGGCCAGAGCCAGACGCGTTCAACCCCGACCGTTTTGCCGATCGCAAGACCATCGAGCGCTATGCCTATCTGCCCTTTGGCGATGGGCCGCGTATTTGCATTGGTGCCAGTTTTGCCCTGCAAGAGGCGGTGATCATTCTCGCAACGCTGCTCTCGCGGTTCAGGTTCACCCCGGTGCCGGGGCGTGACCCCGACCCGGTGATGATCCTGACGTTGCGGCCCCAGGGGGGCGTCTGGCTTATGGCAGAGCCGGTGTGA
- a CDS encoding DEAD/DEAH box helicase, with the protein MILPALSNALAARGYETLTPVQEAVTDPALSGSDLLVSAQTGSGKTVGFGLAIAPTLLGGEDRLPPAAAPLALIVAPTRELALQVMRELSWLYAEAGARLVTCVGGMDARDERRALERGAHIVVGTPGRLCDHINRGALDMTSLRAIVLDEADEMLDLGFREDLEFMLAAAPEDRRTLMFSATVPPMIAKLAEKFQRDAQRVTTLTGAKQHADIAYQALTVSPQDAEGAVINLLRYHDAQNAIVFANTRAMVARLTARLSNRGFAVVSLSGELSQSERTHALQAMRDGRARVCVATDVAARGIDLPNLDLVVHAELPTNSEGLLHRSGRTGRAGRKGISALIVPLKSANKAERLLKFAKITAEWTTPPTPEDIEAKDRERLLSDPVWSETPSETEGAFAAELLALHSPEVIAAAYLRLYKSRWSAPEELSAPGAPAPARERSAFGPSRWFALSVGNDDRAEARWLLPLLCRAGNLDKSAIGAIRVQAAETFVELAEAAVPGFLSSLGEGGQLDEGITARALDSAPAFAPAPRAPREDRPERAARAPREDRPARAPREYGGSRDHSAPRTAPKPRPKPAGAPPAAMTRAVEDGTVTPYRKPRAEAGDAPRPAKKPWSGDKPAGKPANKPFGKPAGDRKPGKSFGKPEGRPYDKSDSKPGAKPYGKPGAKPSDKPFDKPRARPAPRDAEPAAPRPNLAADTSKRFVPPGAAKKPGKPGTGKTFAGKPGAGKPAAGKPKGKGAAPKARAGFGGSTPPKRGKP; encoded by the coding sequence ATGATCCTGCCTGCCCTCTCCAATGCTCTTGCCGCGCGCGGCTATGAAACCCTGACGCCTGTGCAAGAGGCGGTAACGGACCCCGCGCTGTCTGGCTCTGATCTTCTGGTCTCGGCCCAGACCGGATCTGGTAAAACCGTAGGGTTTGGCCTTGCGATCGCGCCCACCCTGCTGGGGGGTGAGGACCGATTGCCGCCTGCCGCCGCACCGCTGGCCCTGATCGTGGCGCCAACGCGAGAGCTGGCGCTTCAGGTCATGCGCGAGCTGAGCTGGCTTTATGCCGAAGCCGGCGCGCGTTTGGTCACTTGCGTTGGCGGGATGGATGCCCGTGACGAGCGGCGCGCGCTGGAGCGCGGGGCGCATATTGTTGTCGGCACGCCCGGACGTCTGTGTGACCACATCAATCGCGGCGCGCTCGATATGACAAGCCTGCGCGCCATCGTGCTTGACGAGGCCGATGAGATGCTCGATCTCGGCTTTCGCGAAGACCTCGAATTCATGCTGGCCGCAGCGCCCGAAGATCGCCGCACGCTGATGTTCTCGGCCACCGTGCCGCCGATGATCGCCAAGCTGGCTGAGAAATTCCAGCGCGATGCGCAGCGTGTGACCACCCTGACCGGCGCGAAACAGCATGCCGATATCGCCTATCAGGCGCTGACTGTGTCACCGCAGGATGCCGAGGGCGCCGTGATCAACCTGCTGCGTTATCACGATGCCCAGAATGCGATTGTGTTCGCCAATACCCGCGCCATGGTGGCCCGCCTGACGGCACGCCTGTCCAATCGCGGCTTTGCCGTGGTCTCGCTCTCAGGCGAGTTGAGCCAGTCCGAGCGCACCCATGCCCTGCAGGCAATGCGCGACGGGCGGGCCCGGGTCTGTGTCGCCACCGATGTCGCCGCGCGGGGCATCGACCTGCCCAATCTCGATCTGGTCGTGCATGCCGAACTGCCCACCAATTCCGAAGGCCTCTTGCACCGCTCGGGCCGCACAGGTCGCGCCGGACGCAAGGGCATCTCTGCCCTTATCGTTCCGCTCAAATCGGCAAACAAGGCAGAGCGCCTGCTCAAATTCGCCAAGATCACCGCAGAATGGACCACGCCCCCCACGCCCGAGGATATCGAGGCCAAGGATCGCGAGCGCCTGTTGTCCGATCCGGTCTGGTCCGAAACGCCGTCCGAGACCGAAGGTGCCTTTGCCGCTGAATTGCTGGCGCTGCACAGCCCCGAGGTGATCGCCGCCGCCTATCTGCGTCTTTACAAATCGCGCTGGTCCGCACCCGAGGAACTGAGCGCCCCCGGCGCGCCCGCTCCGGCGCGCGAGCGGTCGGCCTTTGGCCCAAGCCGCTGGTTTGCGCTGTCGGTTGGCAATGACGACCGGGCCGAGGCGCGGTGGTTGCTTCCGCTTTTGTGCCGTGCTGGCAATCTCGACAAATCCGCGATTGGGGCCATCCGCGTGCAGGCTGCCGAAACCTTTGTCGAACTGGCAGAGGCCGCCGTTCCCGGATTTCTTTCGTCGCTCGGTGAGGGCGGGCAACTGGATGAGGGCATCACCGCCCGCGCCCTGGATAGTGCCCCGGCGTTTGCCCCTGCCCCGCGCGCCCCGCGCGAAGATCGTCCCGAACGTGCGGCCCGCGCCCCGCGAGAGGACCGCCCTGCGCGCGCGCCCCGCGAGTATGGCGGCTCGCGCGACCATTCTGCCCCACGCACCGCCCCAAAGCCGCGCCCGAAACCGGCAGGTGCGCCGCCCGCGGCAATGACCCGCGCGGTCGAGGATGGCACGGTAACCCCGTATCGCAAACCGCGTGCAGAGGCGGGCGATGCGCCGCGCCCGGCCAAAAAGCCTTGGTCCGGTGACAAACCCGCTGGCAAACCTGCCAACAAGCCCTTTGGCAAGCCCGCCGGGGATCGCAAACCCGGTAAATCCTTTGGCAAGCCCGAAGGTCGGCCCTATGACAAGTCGGATAGCAAACCCGGCGCAAAGCCCTATGGCAAGCCGGGGGCGAAACCGTCGGACAAACCCTTTGACAAGCCGCGCGCGCGCCCTGCGCCCCGTGACGCGGAACCAGCCGCGCCCAGACCCAATCTTGCGGCCGATACGTCCAAACGGTTTGTTCCACCCGGAGCAGCGAAAAAGCCCGGCAAACCCGGCACAGGCAAGACCTTTGCTGGCAAACCCGGCGCGGGAAAGCCTGCCGCTGGAAAGCCCAAAGGCAAAGGTGCTGCACCCAAAGCCCGCGCGGGATTTGGCGGCAGCACCCCACCGAAGCGCGGCAAGCCGTGA
- a CDS encoding amino acid ABC transporter permease, which translates to MFDTALTANDLVFLAKGAGITILVTAISVVIGTLLGILFGVIRMQLGPVLAAPLTFFLDIFRSVPLLIQLVLGNAFVGMVLQLQISGFTVACIVLSLYTSAYCAEIVRGGIDAVPEITRRAARSLGLTWGQDMRYIVLPLATRVALPSWIGLALGVMKDSALVYVVQVTELLKSTQILITRLQEPLFLLLICGAFYFVISFPLARFGGYLEKRWSND; encoded by the coding sequence ATGTTCGACACCGCCCTCACCGCCAATGATCTGGTCTTTCTCGCCAAGGGCGCAGGGATCACGATCCTTGTCACGGCAATTTCCGTGGTCATCGGCACCCTCTTGGGCATCCTCTTTGGGGTGATCCGAATGCAGCTTGGCCCCGTTCTGGCCGCACCGCTGACCTTCTTTCTCGACATTTTCCGCTCTGTGCCGCTTCTCATTCAACTGGTCTTGGGCAACGCCTTTGTCGGCATGGTGCTGCAACTTCAGATTTCCGGCTTTACCGTGGCCTGCATCGTGCTGTCGCTCTACACCTCGGCCTATTGCGCCGAAATCGTGCGTGGCGGGATTGATGCGGTGCCGGAAATCACCCGTCGCGCGGCGCGGTCCCTTGGCCTGACATGGGGGCAGGACATGCGCTATATCGTGCTGCCGCTGGCCACGCGCGTCGCCCTGCCCTCGTGGATCGGTCTGGCGCTTGGGGTGATGAAGGACTCGGCGCTGGTCTATGTGGTGCAGGTTACCGAACTGTTGAAATCCACCCAAATCCTCATCACGCGCCTGCAAGAACCACTGTTCCTGCTGTTGATCTGCGGCGCGTTCTACTTTGTCATCAGCTTCCCGCTTGCCCGTTTCGGCGGCTATCTCGAAAAAAGGTGGTCCAATGATTGA
- a CDS encoding M20 aminoacylase family protein, whose translation MPVKNRFAELHTDITEWRRDIHAHPEILYETHRTSALVAEKLKAFGCDEVVTGIGRTGVVGVIKGRSTASGRVVGLRADMDALPIHEATGVDYASKTPGAMHACGHDGHTAMLLGAAQYLAETRNFDGTAVVIFQPAEEGGAGGREMCEDGMMDRFGIQEVYGMHNWPGRPVGSFAIRPGAFFAATDQFDIALTGKGGHAAKPHETVDTTVMAAHLVTMFQTIASRNADPVDQIVVSVTSFQTSSTAFNVIPQGVHLRGTVRTMSPEMRNLAEQRIRALCEHVTAGFGGKAEVSYHRGYPVMINHEEQTEFAASVAAKVSGGCEEAPLVMGGEDFAFMLEERPGAYILVGNGDTAMVHSPDYNFNDEAIPAGCSWWAGIVEERMPA comes from the coding sequence ATGCCCGTCAAGAACCGCTTTGCCGAATTGCACACCGACATAACAGAATGGCGCCGCGATATCCATGCCCATCCCGAGATCCTCTATGAGACGCATCGCACCAGCGCACTGGTTGCCGAAAAGCTCAAGGCGTTCGGCTGTGACGAGGTGGTGACAGGCATTGGTCGCACCGGCGTGGTGGGGGTGATCAAGGGCCGCAGCACCGCATCGGGCCGGGTGGTCGGCCTGCGCGCCGATATGGACGCGCTACCCATTCACGAGGCCACTGGCGTGGACTATGCCAGCAAGACCCCCGGTGCGATGCATGCCTGCGGCCATGACGGGCATACCGCGATGCTGCTTGGGGCCGCGCAATATCTGGCAGAGACCCGCAATTTCGATGGCACCGCCGTGGTCATCTTTCAGCCCGCCGAGGAAGGTGGGGCAGGCGGGCGCGAGATGTGCGAGGATGGCATGATGGACCGCTTCGGCATTCAGGAAGTTTACGGCATGCACAACTGGCCGGGCCGCCCGGTGGGCAGCTTTGCCATTCGCCCCGGTGCGTTTTTTGCGGCGACAGACCAGTTCGACATCGCGCTGACTGGCAAGGGTGGACATGCCGCAAAGCCGCATGAAACCGTGGATACCACTGTCATGGCCGCGCATCTGGTCACGATGTTCCAAACCATCGCCAGCCGCAACGCTGATCCTGTGGATCAGATAGTGGTGTCGGTCACGTCGTTTCAGACCTCTTCGACCGCTTTCAACGTGATCCCGCAAGGCGTGCATCTGCGTGGCACTGTCCGCACCATGAGCCCCGAGATGCGCAATCTGGCCGAGCAGCGCATTCGCGCGCTCTGCGAGCATGTGACGGCGGGTTTCGGCGGCAAGGCCGAAGTAAGCTATCACCGGGGTTATCCGGTGATGATCAACCACGAGGAACAGACAGAGTTTGCAGCGAGCGTTGCGGCCAAGGTCAGCGGCGGGTGTGAAGAGGCACCTTTGGTCATGGGCGGCGAAGATTTCGCCTTCATGCTCGAAGAGCGCCCCGGCGCCTATATTCTGGTCGGTAACGGCGATACCGCCATGGTCCACAGCCCCGATTACAATTTCAATGACGAGGCTATTCCGGCGGGTTGTAGCTGGTGGGCGGGGATCGTCGAAGAACGTATGCCAGCGTGA